The Petropleomorpha daqingensis genome includes a window with the following:
- a CDS encoding ubiquitin-like small modifier protein 1, whose protein sequence is MQVVLPGVLADLAGGRRELDVDPGGATLADLLDTLAGQHPLLGRRIRDEAGQLRRFVNVYVDGDDVRYEQGLATALRDGTQVHVLPSIAGG, encoded by the coding sequence GTGCAGGTAGTCCTCCCGGGCGTGCTCGCCGACCTCGCCGGGGGACGGCGGGAGCTCGACGTCGACCCCGGCGGCGCGACGCTGGCCGACCTGCTCGACACGCTGGCCGGGCAGCACCCGCTGCTCGGCCGGCGGATCCGCGACGAGGCCGGGCAGCTGCGCCGGTTCGTGAACGTCTACGTCGACGGCGACGACGTCCGGTACGAGCAGGGGCTGGCCACGGCGCTGCGCGACGGCACCCAGGTGCACGTGCTGCCGTCGATCGCCGGCGGCTGA